A genomic region of Rhodococcus pyridinivorans contains the following coding sequences:
- a CDS encoding HIT family protein: MTDCIFCAIVAGQSPASVVLDDPDVLAFMDIRPFTPGHLLVIPKRHASGLAQLDPDDGAKVFTAGQRIATAMRASDLPIEGVNMFLADGAAAGQEVFHVHLHLVPRSAGDGFGIRADWRTPNRTVLDGTAATIRTAVQTPRS, translated from the coding sequence GTGACGGACTGCATCTTCTGCGCCATCGTGGCCGGGCAGTCGCCGGCCAGCGTCGTGCTCGACGATCCCGACGTGCTCGCGTTCATGGACATCCGCCCGTTCACTCCCGGGCATCTGCTCGTGATTCCGAAGCGGCACGCCTCCGGACTGGCACAACTCGATCCCGACGACGGAGCGAAGGTGTTCACCGCCGGGCAACGGATCGCCACGGCGATGCGCGCGTCCGACCTCCCGATCGAGGGCGTGAACATGTTCCTCGCCGACGGCGCCGCCGCCGGCCAGGAGGTCTTCCACGTGCACCTGCACCTCGTGCCGCGCAGCGCCGGGGACGGCTTCGGGATCCGAGCCGATTGGCGGACACCGAACCGGACCGTGCTCGACGGCACGGCCGCCACCATCCGCACCGCCGTGCAGACACCCCGGTCGTGA
- a CDS encoding TetR/AcrR family transcriptional regulator: MRDAARTRTALLDAAREVFLRDGYAAAATEEIVSVAGVTRGALYHHFADKRDLFRGVIERLQSEAESSLVPAEPVEDAWGGFTQAVLASLDAVYDPATRRLLLIEAPAVLGWAEVRETHRHSSLKAIERMLVTLDPETYEASPTRTSVLAHLLVAAVEEAMLCLAHSDDPVRDRPTVQGELLRLLETARGPARAEESTPQ; the protein is encoded by the coding sequence TTGCGTGACGCAGCGCGAACACGCACCGCGCTGCTCGATGCAGCGCGCGAGGTGTTCCTGCGCGACGGATACGCGGCGGCGGCCACGGAGGAGATCGTCTCGGTGGCGGGGGTGACGCGCGGTGCGCTCTACCACCACTTCGCCGACAAGCGGGATCTGTTCCGCGGTGTCATCGAACGACTCCAGTCGGAAGCGGAGAGCTCCCTGGTCCCGGCCGAACCGGTCGAGGACGCCTGGGGGGGCTTCACCCAGGCCGTGCTCGCCTCGCTCGACGCGGTCTACGACCCCGCGACCCGCCGGCTGCTGCTCATCGAAGCCCCCGCGGTCCTCGGCTGGGCCGAGGTCCGCGAGACCCACCGGCACTCCTCGCTGAAGGCCATCGAGCGCATGCTCGTCACCCTCGATCCCGAGACCTACGAGGCGTCGCCCACGCGGACGTCGGTGCTCGCGCACCTGCTCGTCGCGGCCGTCGAGGAAGCGATGCTGTGTCTCGCGCACAGCGACGACCCGGTGCGCGACCGTCCTACGGTGCAGGGCGAACTGCTACGCCTGCTCGAAACCGCCCGCGGACCCGCACGTGCGGAGGAGTCCACGCCACAGTGA
- the purB gene encoding adenylosuccinate lyase, giving the protein MSHIPNVLATRYASPELRDLWSPEYKIVLERQLWLAVLRAQAELGIDVPAEAIADYERVIEQVDLESIAQRERVTRHDVKARIEEFNALAGHEHVHKGMTSRDLTENVEQLQILRSLEHVHSHGVAVAARLAERATEYASLVMAGRSHNVAAQATTLGKRFASAADELLIALQRVRELMARYPLRGIKGPMGTAQDMLDLLGGDSAKLAQLEQKVAQHLGFANVFTSVGQVYPRSLDHDVLSALVQVGAGPASFAHTIRLMAGHELVTEGFQPGQVGSSAMPHKMNTRSCERVDGLQVVLRGYASMAAELAGAQWNEGDVFCSVVRRVALPDAFFAIDGQMETFLTVLAEFGAYPAVIEKELVRYLPFLATTKVLMAAVRAGVGRETAHEVIKEHAVSVALAMREEGREPDLLDRLAADDRLPLDRAALDAALADREVFAGAAVAQVEAVVAAVQDLVTQYPEAAKYTPAPIL; this is encoded by the coding sequence GTGAGCCACATCCCCAACGTCCTCGCCACCCGCTACGCCAGCCCCGAACTCCGGGACCTGTGGTCGCCCGAGTACAAGATCGTGCTCGAGCGGCAGCTGTGGCTCGCGGTGCTGCGGGCGCAGGCCGAACTCGGGATCGACGTTCCCGCCGAGGCGATCGCCGACTACGAACGCGTGATCGAGCAGGTCGACCTCGAGTCCATCGCCCAGCGCGAGCGCGTCACCCGCCACGACGTCAAGGCCCGCATCGAGGAGTTCAACGCCCTCGCCGGTCACGAGCACGTCCACAAGGGCATGACCAGCCGCGACCTCACCGAGAACGTCGAGCAACTGCAGATCCTGCGGTCGCTCGAGCACGTCCACTCCCACGGTGTCGCCGTGGCCGCACGCCTCGCCGAGCGCGCCACCGAGTACGCCTCGCTCGTCATGGCCGGTCGCTCGCACAACGTCGCGGCGCAGGCCACCACCCTCGGCAAGCGTTTCGCGTCGGCCGCCGACGAACTGCTCATCGCGCTGCAGCGCGTCCGGGAACTGATGGCCCGCTACCCCCTGCGCGGGATCAAGGGCCCGATGGGCACCGCACAGGACATGCTCGACCTGCTCGGCGGTGATTCCGCCAAGCTCGCGCAGCTCGAGCAGAAGGTCGCGCAGCATCTCGGCTTCGCGAACGTCTTCACGAGCGTCGGCCAGGTCTATCCGCGTTCGCTCGACCACGACGTGCTCTCCGCGCTCGTGCAGGTCGGCGCCGGTCCCGCGTCGTTCGCCCACACCATCAGGCTCATGGCCGGCCACGAACTCGTCACCGAGGGCTTCCAGCCCGGCCAGGTGGGGTCGTCCGCGATGCCGCACAAGATGAACACCCGCTCGTGCGAGCGCGTCGACGGCCTGCAGGTCGTCCTGCGCGGCTATGCCTCCATGGCCGCCGAGCTCGCCGGCGCGCAGTGGAACGAGGGCGACGTCTTCTGCTCCGTCGTCCGCCGTGTGGCCCTTCCCGACGCCTTCTTCGCGATCGACGGCCAGATGGAGACCTTCCTGACGGTCCTCGCCGAGTTCGGTGCCTACCCGGCGGTGATCGAGAAGGAACTCGTGCGGTACCTGCCGTTCCTCGCGACGACCAAGGTCCTCATGGCCGCGGTCCGGGCCGGGGTGGGTCGCGAGACCGCACACGAGGTCATCAAGGAGCATGCGGTCTCCGTCGCACTCGCGATGCGCGAGGAGGGTCGCGAACCCGATCTGCTCGACCGTCTCGCCGCCGACGACCGGCTGCCGCTCGACCGCGCCGCGCTCGACGCGGCACTGGCCGACCGGGAGGTCTTCGCCGGAGCTGCGGTCGCGCAGGTCGAAGCGGTCGTCGCGGCGGTGCAGGACCTCGTGACGCAGTATCCGGAAGCAGCGAAGTACACGCCGGCGCCGATTCTGTAG
- a CDS encoding TetR/AcrR family transcriptional regulator codes for MSIAATPKGERRRQALVEAAADLILEGGIDAVRHRAVATRAGLPLASTTYYFESLDDLVACAVDYNSERELDAMRERVRDIEPLPRSLEGTADLIVELLIGPRDCDGGIDRERLISRYERCVATARYPELRDVQVRMREQIDHLLTDLLERCCRSVRPREVRRLVAVVDGAVLGGLGELDPDPRSLARGILLDVVETVAPPVED; via the coding sequence GTGTCGATTGCTGCGACCCCGAAGGGCGAACGGCGCCGTCAGGCGCTGGTCGAGGCAGCGGCCGACCTCATCCTCGAAGGGGGGATCGACGCCGTCCGCCACCGGGCCGTCGCCACCCGCGCGGGCCTGCCGCTCGCATCGACCACCTATTACTTCGAATCGCTCGACGACCTCGTCGCATGCGCGGTCGACTACAACAGCGAGCGGGAACTCGACGCGATGCGGGAGCGCGTCCGCGACATCGAGCCGCTCCCGCGCAGTCTCGAGGGCACGGCCGATCTCATCGTCGAACTGCTCATCGGACCGCGGGACTGCGACGGCGGCATCGACCGCGAACGCCTGATCTCCCGGTACGAGCGGTGCGTCGCGACAGCCCGCTATCCGGAACTGCGTGACGTGCAGGTCCGCATGCGCGAGCAGATCGACCACCTGCTCACCGACCTGCTCGAACGCTGCTGCCGATCGGTGCGGCCCCGCGAGGTGCGTCGGCTCGTGGCGGTCGTGGACGGCGCGGTCCTCGGCGGACTGGGCGAGCTCGATCCCGACCCGCGCTCGCTCGCGCGCGGCATCCTGCTCGACGTCGTCGAGACCGTCGCGCCCCCGGTCGAGGATTGA
- a CDS encoding GMC oxidoreductase, translating to MRRRRFLQASLLGAALAGAGAAAPGMSGIGLPRADALPVGVDEYRRLVPELFVPPPSPPEHSEVVVVGSGFGASVAALRLAEAGNRVTMLERGMRWPRDPHREIFTTDLLADGRGYHHRTHFTGPTGIPVVCDDFAGVLDVVDYPNMSVWRGAAVGGGSIVFTGVMIAPERHLFEHVFGGRLSYDEMTSTWYPKVRSMLRLDPMPDDIYNAAEFTHSRRWDDDARAAGYSPHRIDGIWDWDVVRAELAGSVRRSAVAGESNLGNSNGAKFDLTQNYIPAAEATGRTLVCHGHRVLAIGQNGDGRYRLDVQAVDPTGVVLRTTTITCDRLVLGAGSIGTTELLVKARHTGSLPNLDERVGRGWGTNGDAVLVRSFALTEGFGGDQGAPSASRIVDESGLPLSLENWFVAGTAKDVGMLASLGMTLDPTRADFAYDPGADRAVLNWPTGGERESVDALRAVHNAMAQAGGTIPGASPMAEDVNATFTAHPLGGAVLGEATDGYGRVHGHPGLYVVDGALIPGSTGTANPSLTIAALAERNIARIIADGR from the coding sequence ATGAGACGTCGACGCTTTCTGCAGGCATCGCTTCTCGGGGCCGCCCTGGCGGGTGCCGGCGCCGCGGCGCCGGGCATGTCCGGTATCGGCCTCCCGCGTGCGGACGCGCTGCCCGTCGGGGTCGACGAGTACCGCCGACTCGTGCCCGAACTGTTCGTTCCGCCGCCCTCCCCGCCGGAGCATTCCGAGGTCGTCGTGGTGGGCTCCGGTTTCGGTGCGAGCGTCGCCGCGCTGCGCCTGGCCGAGGCCGGGAACCGGGTCACGATGCTCGAGCGCGGCATGCGCTGGCCCCGCGACCCGCACCGCGAGATCTTCACGACCGACCTGCTCGCCGATGGTCGCGGCTACCACCACCGCACCCATTTCACCGGACCGACGGGCATCCCGGTGGTGTGCGACGACTTCGCCGGTGTCCTCGATGTGGTCGACTACCCGAACATGTCGGTGTGGCGCGGCGCGGCGGTGGGTGGCGGATCGATCGTGTTCACCGGAGTGATGATCGCTCCCGAACGGCACCTCTTCGAGCACGTCTTCGGCGGCCGTCTGTCCTACGACGAGATGACCTCCACCTGGTACCCGAAGGTGCGCTCGATGCTGCGCCTCGACCCGATGCCCGACGACATCTACAACGCCGCCGAGTTCACGCACTCGCGGCGATGGGACGACGACGCGCGCGCCGCCGGTTACAGCCCGCACCGCATCGACGGCATCTGGGATTGGGACGTCGTGCGCGCCGAACTCGCCGGCTCGGTCCGCCGATCGGCCGTCGCGGGCGAGAGCAATCTCGGCAACTCGAACGGCGCGAAGTTCGATCTCACGCAGAACTACATCCCGGCGGCAGAGGCGACCGGGCGCACCCTGGTGTGCCACGGTCACCGGGTGCTTGCGATCGGTCAGAACGGCGACGGCCGCTACCGGCTCGACGTGCAGGCCGTCGACCCGACGGGGGTGGTGCTGCGCACTACCACGATCACGTGCGACCGCCTCGTCCTCGGCGCCGGATCGATCGGCACGACCGAACTGCTCGTCAAGGCGCGGCACACCGGTTCGCTGCCGAACCTCGACGAGCGCGTGGGCCGGGGCTGGGGCACCAACGGCGACGCGGTGCTCGTCCGCTCGTTCGCGCTCACCGAGGGTTTCGGCGGCGACCAGGGCGCGCCGTCGGCGTCGCGGATCGTCGACGAGTCCGGTCTGCCGCTGAGCCTCGAGAATTGGTTCGTCGCGGGCACCGCGAAGGACGTCGGGATGCTCGCCTCCCTCGGCATGACCCTCGACCCCACCCGTGCCGACTTCGCGTACGACCCGGGTGCCGATCGGGCGGTTTTGAACTGGCCGACCGGTGGCGAACGCGAGAGCGTCGACGCCCTGCGGGCCGTGCACAACGCGATGGCGCAGGCCGGTGGCACGATCCCGGGCGCATCGCCGATGGCCGAGGACGTCAACGCGACCTTCACTGCGCATCCACTCGGTGGTGCGGTGCTCGGCGAGGCGACCGACGGTTACGGCCGCGTGCACGGCCATCCCGGTCTCTACGTCGTCGACGGCGCGCTGATCCCGGGCAGCACCGGCACCGCGAACCCGTCGCTGACCATCGCGGCGCTGGCCGAACGGAACATCGCGCGGATCATCGCCGACGGGCGGTGA
- a CDS encoding pyridoxal phosphate-dependent aminotransferase, whose product MRPESQRSGIETFHVMDVWKAAAERQRSHGDVLSLAAGQPSTPAPAPVLRAANLAIDAELLGYTETFGILPLREEIAAYHRHKYGIDVDADDVVVTTGSSGAFTLVFLAAFDVGDTVVVARPGYPAYRNTLAALGCRVVELDCGPQTRYQPTVAMLEELDAPPAGIVVASPANPTGTMIEPSELAALARWCDEHGSLLISDEIYHGIEFGTVRSETGEGTGSPATSTAWATSRDSVVIGSVSKYFSMTGWRLGWMLAPETMRPALQRLASNMTVCPPSVSQFAAVEAFGTEARTELDGHVSRYAVNRELLLEGLPDLGITKLAPADGAFYVYADIGHLLDGENSTAWCARLLHDTGLALAPGVDFDTVRGGETVRLSFAGSTADVTAALDRLAAWLPVS is encoded by the coding sequence GTGCGCCCCGAATCCCAACGCTCCGGTATCGAGACGTTCCATGTCATGGATGTGTGGAAGGCGGCCGCCGAGCGGCAGCGCAGCCACGGCGACGTCCTGAGTCTCGCCGCCGGACAACCGTCGACCCCCGCACCCGCTCCCGTGCTCCGGGCCGCCAACCTGGCGATCGATGCGGAACTGCTGGGTTACACGGAGACCTTCGGCATCCTGCCGCTGCGCGAGGAGATCGCGGCGTACCACCGCCACAAGTACGGCATCGACGTCGACGCGGACGACGTCGTCGTCACCACCGGCTCGTCCGGCGCCTTCACCCTGGTGTTCCTCGCGGCCTTCGACGTCGGCGACACCGTGGTCGTCGCCCGCCCCGGCTACCCGGCCTACCGCAACACCCTCGCCGCGCTCGGTTGTCGTGTCGTCGAACTCGACTGCGGTCCGCAGACCCGCTACCAGCCCACCGTCGCGATGCTCGAGGAACTCGACGCTCCGCCTGCGGGAATCGTCGTCGCCAGCCCCGCCAACCCGACCGGCACGATGATCGAACCGTCCGAGCTCGCGGCGCTCGCGCGCTGGTGCGACGAGCACGGCAGCCTGCTCATCTCCGACGAGATCTACCACGGCATCGAGTTCGGCACCGTCCGGTCCGAGACCGGTGAGGGCACCGGATCACCGGCGACCTCGACGGCGTGGGCGACCTCGCGCGACTCGGTGGTGATCGGCTCGGTGTCGAAGTACTTCTCGATGACCGGTTGGCGGCTCGGCTGGATGCTCGCGCCCGAGACGATGCGTCCGGCTCTGCAGCGACTCGCGTCGAACATGACGGTGTGCCCGCCGTCGGTCTCGCAGTTCGCGGCGGTCGAGGCGTTCGGGACCGAGGCCCGCACCGAACTCGACGGGCACGTCTCCCGCTACGCGGTGAACCGGGAACTGCTGCTCGAAGGGCTGCCGGATCTCGGCATCACGAAACTCGCACCGGCAGACGGCGCCTTCTACGTCTACGCCGACATCGGCCATCTGCTCGACGGCGAGAACTCGACGGCGTGGTGCGCGCGGCTGCTCCACGACACCGGGCTCGCGCTCGCACCGGGCGTCGACTTCGACACCGTGCGCGGCGGCGAGACCGTGCGGCTGTCGTTCGCGGGTTCGACTGCCGACGTCACCGCGGCGCTCGACCGGCTCGCGGCCTGGCTGCCCGTCTCCTGA
- a CDS encoding CocE/NonD family hydrolase: protein MVSRRRTPTPDPTPLRHHHVVVHGLPDDVLVERDVPIRTGDGTVLRADVYRPADSGEHDRCPVLVAVTPYGKDAGVDRYPVDFDDLAESGNHIGDLEISDCTSFEAPDPAYWVPRGYVLVVADMRGHHASGGRPRLLLGRAALDCASVVEWAGGQEWSNGRVGLAGADYLATLQWYTAALNPPCLAAIAPWEGVSDPCRDILTQGGIPETRYSEFWYSAMNTGARCGAASLRRFTPWLRRRFPDFFRHLAPPPRLEDVTVPALVGVSWSDQGPRARGSVEGYRRIASEHKWLYTHGRKMWQTFYGNEALDYQRRFFDRFLKDEDNGFEDTPRIRLETRHDLRTYSERLESEWPVPDTRYVAFHLDHANADLSTTPCESSQFRRTFPVAGDELVFTHTFDEDTEITGHAALRLWVQAKDANDMDLFVGLAKRDEHGRDVWFEGHGGYEKGFVAHGWMRVSRRALDPEASTAYRPVHDQTKYWPLLPDQIVPVDIEIMPHSTFFEAGSSLVLVIAGHDLDENPRVGHDRTLNKGFHIVHAGGQFDSHLLLPVVPQPTPEPDAEATQVKVVDRQDYPIAWGALTRLQRVRL from the coding sequence ATGGTTTCTCGAAGACGAACGCCGACGCCGGACCCGACACCGCTACGGCACCACCACGTCGTCGTCCACGGGTTGCCGGACGACGTCCTCGTCGAGCGCGACGTGCCCATCCGCACGGGCGACGGCACCGTACTGAGAGCCGACGTCTACCGTCCTGCCGACTCCGGTGAGCACGACCGCTGCCCCGTGCTGGTCGCCGTCACCCCCTACGGCAAGGACGCCGGCGTCGACCGGTATCCCGTCGACTTCGACGACCTCGCCGAATCCGGCAACCACATCGGCGATCTCGAGATCAGTGACTGCACCTCCTTCGAAGCACCGGACCCCGCCTACTGGGTTCCTCGCGGCTACGTCCTCGTCGTCGCGGACATGCGCGGTCATCACGCTAGCGGCGGCCGTCCCCGCCTGCTGCTCGGCCGGGCCGCGCTCGACTGCGCGTCCGTCGTGGAATGGGCCGGTGGTCAGGAGTGGAGCAACGGCCGCGTCGGCCTCGCCGGCGCCGACTATCTCGCCACACTGCAGTGGTACACCGCCGCGCTCAACCCGCCCTGTCTCGCGGCCATCGCACCCTGGGAAGGTGTGAGCGATCCCTGCCGCGACATCCTCACCCAGGGCGGCATCCCCGAGACCCGCTACAGCGAGTTCTGGTACAGCGCGATGAACACCGGGGCCCGCTGCGGCGCCGCCTCCCTCCGGCGGTTCACCCCGTGGTTGCGGCGCCGTTTCCCCGACTTCTTCCGTCACCTCGCCCCGCCGCCCCGGCTCGAGGACGTCACCGTGCCCGCGCTCGTCGGCGTCTCGTGGTCCGATCAGGGCCCACGCGCCCGCGGGTCGGTCGAGGGTTACCGCCGCATCGCGTCGGAGCACAAGTGGCTCTACACCCACGGCCGGAAGATGTGGCAGACCTTCTACGGCAACGAGGCCCTCGACTACCAGCGACGATTCTTCGACCGCTTCCTCAAGGACGAGGACAACGGCTTCGAGGACACCCCGCGCATCCGTCTCGAGACCCGCCACGACCTGCGCACCTATTCCGAACGCCTCGAATCCGAGTGGCCGGTCCCCGACACCCGTTACGTCGCATTCCACCTCGACCACGCGAACGCCGACCTGAGCACCACCCCGTGCGAGAGCAGCCAGTTCCGCCGCACCTTCCCCGTCGCGGGCGACGAACTCGTCTTCACCCACACCTTCGACGAGGACACCGAGATCACCGGGCACGCGGCGCTGCGTTTGTGGGTGCAGGCGAAGGACGCCAACGACATGGACCTGTTCGTCGGGCTCGCCAAGCGCGACGAGCACGGCCGCGACGTGTGGTTCGAAGGCCACGGCGGCTACGAGAAGGGATTCGTCGCCCACGGGTGGATGCGGGTCTCGCGGCGGGCGCTGGACCCGGAGGCCTCCACCGCCTACCGGCCCGTCCACGACCAGACGAAGTACTGGCCGTTGCTGCCCGACCAGATCGTGCCCGTCGACATCGAGATCATGCCGCACAGCACCTTCTTCGAAGCCGGATCGAGCCTCGTGCTCGTCATCGCCGGCCACGACCTCGACGAGAACCCACGCGTCGGGCACGATCGCACCCTCAACAAGGGCTTCCACATCGTGCACGCCGGCGGACAGTTCGACTCGCATCTGCTGTTGCCGGTCGTGCCGCAACCGACGCCCGAACCCGACGCGGAGGCCACGCAGGTGAAGGTCGTCGATCGTCAGGACTATCCGATCGCGTGGGGTGCCCTCACCCGACTTCAGCGCGTCCGGCTCTGA
- the purD gene encoding phosphoribosylamine--glycine ligase, which translates to MRVLVIGSGAREHALALALSRDPGVTAVLAAPGNPGIANVAELFPVDAASADNVVALATAQKADLVVIGPEVPLVLGVADAVRAAGIPCFGPSAAAARIEGSKAFAKDVMAAAGVRTAHSEVVDTPATLDEALDRFGPTWVVKDDGLAAGKGVVVTTDRAAARDHAAEILENGHPVLLESFLDGPEVSLFCLVDGETVVPLLPAQDHKRVGEDDTGPNTGGMGAYTPLPWLPEGSVERIVSEVVEPVAAEMVRRGCGFSGLLYAGLAMGAEGPAVVEFNCRFGDPETQAVLALLESPLGEALKAVAAGTLAELPPLRWKDGAAVTVVLAAEYYPSTPRTGDVITGAEGDTVLHAGTKRREDGALVSAGGRVLNVIGVGADLASAREAAYDRLADVKLPGGHFRRDIGLAAVEGRISV; encoded by the coding sequence GTGCGCGTACTCGTTATCGGCTCCGGTGCCCGTGAACATGCTCTTGCTCTCGCCCTGTCCCGCGACCCCGGCGTGACCGCCGTGCTGGCCGCGCCGGGCAACCCCGGTATCGCGAACGTCGCCGAGCTGTTCCCCGTCGATGCGGCCTCCGCCGACAACGTCGTCGCCCTCGCCACCGCGCAGAAGGCCGACCTCGTCGTCATAGGTCCCGAGGTTCCGCTCGTCCTCGGGGTCGCCGATGCCGTCCGCGCCGCGGGCATCCCCTGCTTCGGACCGTCCGCCGCCGCCGCACGCATCGAGGGATCGAAGGCGTTCGCGAAGGACGTCATGGCCGCCGCCGGTGTGCGCACCGCCCACAGCGAGGTCGTCGACACACCCGCGACCCTCGACGAGGCGCTCGACCGGTTCGGACCGACCTGGGTGGTCAAGGACGACGGTCTCGCTGCCGGTAAGGGCGTCGTCGTCACCACCGATCGCGCCGCCGCCCGCGACCACGCCGCCGAGATCCTCGAGAACGGGCACCCCGTCCTGCTGGAGTCCTTCCTCGACGGTCCCGAAGTCTCGCTGTTCTGCCTCGTCGACGGCGAGACGGTCGTGCCGCTGCTCCCGGCGCAGGACCACAAGCGCGTCGGCGAGGACGACACCGGCCCCAACACCGGTGGCATGGGTGCCTACACGCCGCTGCCGTGGTTGCCCGAGGGTAGCGTCGAGCGGATCGTCTCCGAGGTCGTGGAGCCCGTCGCGGCCGAGATGGTGCGCCGCGGATGCGGTTTCTCCGGACTGCTCTACGCGGGTCTGGCGATGGGCGCCGAGGGCCCGGCCGTGGTCGAGTTCAACTGCCGTTTCGGCGACCCGGAGACCCAGGCCGTGCTCGCTCTGCTCGAGTCCCCGCTGGGCGAGGCCCTGAAGGCGGTCGCCGCCGGCACGCTCGCCGAGCTTCCGCCGCTGCGCTGGAAGGACGGCGCCGCGGTGACCGTGGTGCTCGCCGCCGAGTACTACCCGTCCACCCCGCGCACCGGCGATGTGATCACCGGCGCCGAGGGCGACACGGTGCTGCACGCCGGCACGAAGCGTCGCGAGGACGGCGCGCTGGTCTCCGCAGGTGGGCGCGTGCTCAACGTGATCGGTGTGGGTGCCGATCTCGCGTCCGCGCGCGAGGCCGCTTATGATCGGCTCGCCGACGTCAAGCTGCCGGGCGGTCACTTCCGCCGCGACATCGGTCTGGCGGCCGTCGAGGGCCGGATCTCGGTCTAG
- a CDS encoding nucleoside/nucleotide kinase family protein has product MEGDGSVREAPLRVLVDELVTHVLVGLPADRRTVVGLCGPPGAGKSRATALLVYALRCAGVSTGQVPMDGYHLSNRQLDTFGARDRKGAPDTFDVAGFRDMLSRVRQCRDETIYAPDFSRPLDEPIAAVHAVPADARVIVTEGNYLMFETGGWEHIRPLLDLVIYIDAPRRTLTRRLVRRHRHHGRDEDGAREWVRTVDLPNAEAVQRTRSRADLVWRPVP; this is encoded by the coding sequence ATGGAAGGTGACGGGAGCGTGCGGGAGGCGCCGCTGCGCGTGCTCGTGGACGAACTCGTCACACACGTCCTCGTCGGGCTTCCCGCGGATCGGCGCACGGTCGTCGGTCTGTGCGGGCCGCCGGGTGCCGGGAAGAGTCGCGCCACGGCGCTGCTCGTCTACGCCCTCCGATGCGCGGGGGTCTCCACCGGACAGGTGCCGATGGACGGCTACCACCTGTCCAACCGGCAGCTCGACACCTTCGGCGCGCGGGACCGGAAGGGGGCGCCCGACACCTTCGACGTGGCCGGCTTCCGCGACATGCTGAGCCGGGTGCGGCAGTGCCGCGACGAGACGATCTACGCCCCGGATTTCTCCCGGCCGCTCGACGAACCGATCGCGGCGGTGCACGCTGTGCCGGCCGATGCCCGGGTGATCGTCACCGAGGGCAACTACCTGATGTTCGAGACCGGGGGATGGGAACACATCCGCCCGCTGCTCGACCTCGTCATCTACATCGACGCACCCCGCCGCACGCTCACGCGACGTCTCGTGCGCCGGCACCGCCACCACGGACGGGACGAGGACGGCGCACGCGAATGGGTGCGGACCGTCGATCTGCCCAATGCGGAAGCCGTTCAGCGCACGCGTTCCCGCGCCGATCTCGTGTGGAGACCGGTCCCGTAG
- a CDS encoding serine hydrolase codes for MPNRIGTTLAATSVVIALAGCGQSTPPESDIPAPAGADASAPAGECMPTPAADVSTAEGWIGYLAENPDTVAIAVDDGNGGTFEQRPDERQPLASAVKVVHLAAYARAVAAGELSPDERVPLADWERWHLPDTDGGAHPRALERLGVNDPEDTVTLDEMVSAMIQESDNAVPDYLRDRLGDDALREAAAQGGWDDFTPPTMLGNTLALLDPTLDDSSAVWDAARRYASEPAYRAEAVQHPAPEDLFARVDRVQRFDNTGSAAELTALHRAIADGSFGAGGDLARTHLEWQPSTVPGFEGVGFKGGSLPGILTDAVTFRRDDDTIATTVMLASGMSDSDYAEALESFAHQEMLAAAANDPDFLERIRCAM; via the coding sequence ATGCCGAACAGGATCGGAACCACCCTCGCCGCGACGAGCGTCGTGATCGCTCTGGCCGGATGCGGGCAGAGCACTCCACCGGAGTCCGACATCCCTGCACCGGCTGGGGCGGACGCGTCCGCCCCAGCCGGTGAATGCATGCCCACCCCCGCCGCGGACGTGAGCACCGCCGAAGGCTGGATCGGCTACCTCGCCGAGAACCCCGACACGGTCGCCATCGCGGTCGACGACGGCAACGGCGGGACCTTCGAACAACGACCCGACGAGCGGCAACCGCTCGCGTCGGCTGTGAAGGTCGTGCATCTCGCCGCCTATGCCCGCGCCGTCGCAGCCGGTGAACTCTCCCCCGACGAGCGCGTACCGCTCGCCGACTGGGAACGCTGGCATCTCCCGGACACCGACGGCGGCGCACACCCCCGGGCTCTCGAACGGCTCGGTGTGAACGACCCGGAGGACACCGTCACTCTCGACGAGATGGTGTCGGCGATGATCCAGGAGAGCGACAACGCGGTCCCCGACTACCTGCGCGACCGCCTCGGCGACGACGCCCTGCGCGAGGCCGCCGCCCAGGGCGGCTGGGACGACTTCACGCCGCCGACGATGCTCGGCAACACACTCGCGCTGCTCGACCCGACACTCGACGATTCGTCGGCGGTCTGGGACGCCGCGCGCCGCTACGCCTCCGAACCCGCCTACCGCGCCGAAGCGGTGCAGCACCCGGCGCCGGAGGATTTGTTCGCCCGGGTCGACCGCGTCCAGCGTTTCGACAACACCGGATCGGCCGCCGAGCTCACCGCCCTGCATCGCGCGATCGCCGACGGTTCGTTCGGTGCCGGCGGTGACCTCGCGCGTACCCACCTCGAATGGCAACCGTCCACGGTTCCGGGATTCGAGGGAGTCGGATTCAAGGGCGGTAGCCTGCCCGGCATCCTCACCGACGCAGTCACCTTCCGCCGCGATGACGACACGATCGCGACCACGGTGATGCTCGCGTCCGGCATGTCGGACAGCGACTACGCGGAAGCCCTCGAATCGTTCGCCCATCAGGAGATGCTCGCCGCGGCAGCGAACGATCCCGATTTTCTCGAGCGGATACGCTGCGCGATGTGA